In Centropristis striata isolate RG_2023a ecotype Rhode Island chromosome 8, C.striata_1.0, whole genome shotgun sequence, the genomic window ggaaatattgaaGCTTTTACTACACTTCTGCTTATTtggtaaaataaaatcaactcaactttatttaacACCTTTAGAACAAATCAAATGGACTTCAAGGTTCTTAAGATGGAAACAGGCAACAGGTAGGATGTTAGAAAATAGTGAATTgtgatcaaatttaaaaaaataaataaatcataatggCCATCAGTaaaatgttgataaaaaaataaaataatttgggtttcttgaaaggtgctatataaatttaagttattattattattatttttattattattaaaatgctaataaaattgaatagaataaaataaaataaatcataatgtcCAACagttaaatattgatttaaaaaataataataaagggagaaaaatacataataaagacaatataaatggtataaaaataaaaccactgagctagaaTAGACTACATAAATACTGGACTAAATAGATGTTTTTCAGTTCAcactttaatattaatatatatgcaatatatatttatgattaatattttatttgagttttcAATAaccattttacacacacacacacacacacacacacacacacatgaacagcagcggataaaaaaaatatagataaataagCAAAAGGAAGCATACTTCAGGTTGTATGAAtaccaaaataacaataaaataaaagacaaaaacaacaagaaaaacaaaacaaaataacaatcaTGCTAATTTAGAATGAAGCTCCAAAGGAGTACGTAGCTAGTCACAGCACATGGAGGAACAGTACACATCTATATACACCAcatctaaatattaatatttttaaaataatttaaataaaatagctCTTGAAAGTGTTTCTTATTTACTTCAGGGTTTCTCGTCTTTATTTCAGGGGAGCTATGGCTGCTGCAGGAAAGCCagttaaaaaggaaaacaaaaagtatGTTCCAGTCAAGACTTCCTTCACTTCACCGTTCTCTCCTAAATGGGAGCCACTTCCTCAAGACGACATGCATTTCATCCTGAACACCCTGAAGGACAAGCTGGTCTCCACAGGTCTGGAGAAGAAAGAGGTGAAAGTGTTTCGCCcgtggaggaagaagaagaaggaccaGAAACCTGCTGCCGCGGCAGAAGTCGTCCCTCAGGTGAGCCAGGACGGACAGGTGAAGGACTCGGCCAAAAACGGCTGGACGGATGTGGCGGCGAGGAGGCAGCTGGCCATCGGCATCAACGAGGTCACCAAAGCTCTGGAGAGGAACCAGCTGAGACTGCTGCTCGTGTGCAAGTCCGCCAAGCCCAGACACATGACGGATCACCTGATTGCTCTGAGCGCCACCAGAGCCGTGCCGGCCTGCCAGGTGCCCCGGTTGAGCCAGAGCCTTTCGGAGCCGCTGGGGCTGAAAAGCGTCCTCGCTCTGGGGTTCAGACACTGCTCCTCCAAAGATGACGAGGTGTTCACCGACACTGTGGACGCCATTAAACCCAGAGTGCCTTCACTGGATGTTTCCTGGCTGCACGGGACAGCACAGTGCAGCTCGTTAACCCCTGAAGAACCTGTCGACATGGAAACGGAGGAGGAAGCCTGCCAGAAGAAGGGCCAGAAAAGAAAACTTGAGAGTGAATCTGAGGAGGTCGCAGAGTCGACCTCTTCCTGCACTCTGCAGCCtctcaaagtgaaaaaaatagttgctaaccctgcaaagaaaaagaaaaaggccaaGTCATAGACAGTCAAAAGAATCAGACTCTCTGCAGATAGAAAAGATAATAAAAGGACCATTCctatgtttttgcatgttttagccCTCTGGTTTCAAATGTTGTTGCTTTTTGCTTTTGACGACTTTATTAAATGAGGCAGAGTCTCCTCATGGTGGATCAGAGTCATTTCCCCCTCTCAGATTGTATCATTGTAAGGATCTTTACAGGCcttgaaatgttgaaaatatcTAGTAATTCACCTCCTGACCTTAAAGTTTAGATCTACTGTTTCTTGGCATATCAGTTTTTTAGTTATTGAATGCATTTTCCCACATATTGGGCTGccatgtgtttattatttttgcgaGGAGTTGAATCCTGCTTGAGCGGGTTACAAAATTAATTACAGTGAATGAAACTTTTCAGCTTCAGGTTTCAGCTCCTATGATGCAAAGatatgcagctttaattttgaaaatgtattgaatatctttggggttttggactgttgtgAAGACCTCACTGTGGTTTTATTTCAGAAATTCTTCCATTTAAAAGTTGAAAATGAAAGACAGAGCAGATTAATAcataatgaatataattatcTGCTGCAGCATTTATTGGAATGAGCGAtctttgtaaataaattatGCTTCTGTTCTCATactgaaagtaaataaattgaAACCAGGAGCTGAATGAGCATATGAAAAACTcttaatatgtatatatgtatgtggtATGGACCATGACTTAAAATAACTTTGTTAAAGGGGTcgtttggatttattgaagtgggttAGAGGTCGGTCGATCAATGACAGTTTGGAGTAGCGGCAATGTGTCcagaggcagcagcaaaacatattctaGCCTCCTGAAAACATCAGTTTAAGTGTTAATTACCTAGAGCAGGagtcagcaacctttactaacaaaagccaaaatattataaaaaatgtcaaaatggaaCCACAAATCTTATTTTGGGCcctacaatgaagataaaacagcctaactaagtctaaattaaccctttgatgcacaacatgggtcttaagtgacccgacagagtttttatgtttttttaatcatcatacatcctaattttatgttttcctttattatttttttaataaaatccctttttgtgtcactactcttctaatgcacaacatgggtcaaaaatgacccatatccattttttagctcagtagcttgctaagctaagtacttagctaacttcttggctaagtatttagctaagtagcgtgCTAAGCTAAcgacttagctaacttcttggctatgtagttagcttagcaagctacttagccaagtagttagctatgtaatgcaaaaactttttttcttcataaagtatgagaggcaaaatggaaataatatgttatcaaaaacaagatatttaaagaatacttggaatattcaatcataaaacaagttgatatcaaaagatagagcacagaaacacacagcagcattaaataacatggagaatgaatgagggtcatttttgacccatgttgtgctttAGAAGAGGTGtctatatgttgtgcatcaaagggttaacctaccattattactaataggtcataatgagcatttattaatatgattttgtcagaatgcagcgaggagCCAATttcaaatgagaggctggacaccaatgaaatatctcaggagatttggaatcgaaaagggaaacacaaaataagactGAAGGTTGGCTAAATGTATTGGTTAAGGTGCTGGGCGGGCCGCAGACTTTCagaagctatgatgcacattttagttgttgaaacatgttttaatgctgtatataagctacacatttttacagttgaagaatacaaattgctttgggcctacaccaatgatgaaTTAAAGTATAAGGAAATAGGCGTGTCATTTcgtatcatttttttgtcacgGCCacaaggtaagtggtgaactgccagaggtaaataaaaaaaggtaagcttaaccgaaactgaaaaagaatgtacatttcagaattatacaagtaggcctttttcagggaacaagaaatgggttaacaacttaactctatggagtcttgggctattttgtccattttttaattcttttcatgtcatgtcattttgtgtctttttttggtcattttgtgtcttttttcagtcattttgtggctttttttgtcattttgtgtctttttttggtcattttgtctttttttagtcctttagtccaacataaagtgtgattttgaatcttttttttactttcaaaacgctatcatgctcaataaagaattttaaatgttgcaaatgtgcattaatttcagagtgcactgagacattaaactgcatcattttcaattaaattctggaaaagttggtgtgttataaaacttttgaccagtagtgtaagtacctcatacaagcCCACTTTAACAaacccaaactatccctttaaccctcctgttatgttgtgggacaaattgacccatttcaaagatataaaaatattttcaagaaATAGTTGAGTATTTTTTCCGTGATTAAATTTCTTCTGCTTGGTTTATttagtgtaatcaacatataaaatgaaaaggcTCGTCTGTGAAGTGCGAGAATGCAGGTGTTAtgaatttgttttattatataataataaatgttaaatgtaaaactttttttaaaaaataatgtgatgtaaaactattgtattttatatgtaggtatttccaatgtacataaaagttttaacatgcctttttttttaaatgaaaaacaagtgaattatcctcattgaaccatgatttatgagaggtaaagaacaccattgcactaaatattgattgaaatggttagtaatggagttaataatgaaatataaacaatgtttattgggattttttggtttctaaCACTTTTGGATAACTAAACATGCCCATGTCAAATTGACCAAGGAACAtttttgctgttcctgagaaacgaacataacaggagggttcaAATGTGTCAAGTATGATCCTGTAGTGAACTTCCCAGGTCACCAAGACTATGTCTCCTTGGAGACAGAACTATGGTACCCTTGTTgaacaaatacaattttagaGTATTAAAAACTGGCCTAATAACATGTGCAAGGACTATTCTGAGGTGTTGGAAGGAACCCCAAGTTTCCACAACGAGTCTGTGGAAAACACAGATGATGGAGACTGTGGCATGTGAGAAGATGTTGGGGagattaaattgtgaaaatgatatgataaaagaaaaatgggatAGTTTTGGTAGGCAGATTTGTTGATTTGACTGCTCACTTgcctgtcttgtttttagttcatttattttcagatttagtattttatttatttactattattgtattattattatttttattttttttatgacctCCATCATGTCAGGTTTGTTTGATGTTCGTttgtatgttgtaaaaatgaaaagataataaaaactttgaattataaaaaaaaagtatgatcCTGTGAACGGACTTCATTTTAGTGGCATTTTATTGGCCTGAAACAGGCACAACACATGACATTCACagtgatgtttttgtgtttctgaatTAAACCTCCACTGTGTGTGAGAtgatatatttttcatgttctTTGTTCTTTAACAAACATTTCAGACCCAAGTCaattaaaatgccaaaatacaattaaatgaaataaaatgcttCCTTGGGCTTGGTTAAAAAGAAGTGCATTACTCATGTCcctttttaaagtgagtttatTCAATCAAATATCCATGCTGGTATAGCCGATGTGTGTGTTGAAACAGATTGTTATTTGCATGGGGGTCATGTCTGAATGATGCTGGTACAAGTTCTTCAGCTTTTTCACAGCTTACAATGgatttgaataaaaatattgttcttCAGTTAGAGAAAGCTGTATGTTGTTTCAAAAGTACACCCCCCACCCCAAAAtctgaattaaaattaaaaaaacaaatcttttaaATAAGGCAGGTACTTCGGGTTGAGTTCTCACTAAAGGGTGTGGCTAGTTACATCAACGCTAAAAATCACAGCAGCAAAACTGACATGCTCATTCAAACAGCTGCAGGCAACACATCTGTGACACAACCGACATCCATGAGGCACGCCGTCGACTCAATGACCCAGTCTCAATGTTAAAATAATGCCGGTAACATCCGTCTTTGTAACTCATTTAACCttacaatgttttaaaaaaaagaaatatttgagCCCTGAAGCACTGACCGTCCATTGGTTGTCCTTTTCTCGTCGATATATATAAAGGGATGAGAAGGAAATTACATCACATACAGAAAAAGTAACGACAAAAATGGCAGCAGCCTTTACCTCTTATGTTATGCAGAGCCACATGAACAGAAGCATCCAACACAAAGTAACAAACTCAGCAAGAAGACAagttaaagacatttttaacctttgagtgcagcagcagctccaccacACAATAAGTGGTCCATTCAAACAGTTTTTCATCAGAGATCATCGCTCAGTCGAGCACACGGAAATGCCAAATACTCCAAACCctcaaaaaactgtttttaaagttgCCTTTTGATCTGGAAAATTTGGGGAAATACTGGAAAGAAAAAGGAACAGGAATCATGTCTTCAGACATTTTGCAAAGTACAATTATAAATATCAGAACTGTTCAAAGAATTTCATTTAGCTGCACGACACactaaaaaatgacccacagtATATTTttcagacacacaaatacagtaccattaaaaaaaatccagagaAGTCAATAAAAATGGACCTGGAGAAACAGGAAAAGCTCAAATTTCAAATAGATGCGGTTACGGATACAGGCTTTATTCAGCCGCTGTGCTCTGAATACATGCGGTTTGATTATTCCCCCAGACACTTTGAATGTGCTcagttctctttttttatttaactgaggGTTTAATTTCTTTTAACAGTGCAGAGTGCAGTCGCGGTAACTGATCCTTATGTATGTAAcaatttcagcgagagaagtcATAGTTCATCTGTAAGTGATAAtggctaaattaaaaaaagagaactgACCTTGGCTGCTTTAAACAAGATTT contains:
- the rpp38 gene encoding ribonuclease P protein subunit p38 is translated as MAAAGKPVKKENKKYVPVKTSFTSPFSPKWEPLPQDDMHFILNTLKDKLVSTGLEKKEVKVFRPWRKKKKDQKPAAAAEVVPQVSQDGQVKDSAKNGWTDVAARRQLAIGINEVTKALERNQLRLLLVCKSAKPRHMTDHLIALSATRAVPACQVPRLSQSLSEPLGLKSVLALGFRHCSSKDDEVFTDTVDAIKPRVPSLDVSWLHGTAQCSSLTPEEPVDMETEEEACQKKGQKRKLESESEEVAESTSSCTLQPLKVKKIVANPAKKKKKAKS